Genomic window (Melioribacteraceae bacterium):
CGTTGAATTGGTTGTTATCATAAAGGACTGTCAGCTTTAATTTCGTTTTCATCACTAACTCTTTTTGTTAATTATTTGTCAAATTCTCTTTATCTAAAATTTTTAGATTATTATGGTAATAGCACTGCGGCAGTAATTACGGTAGTCCACAATCCTCTCTTTGCACCTTCTGCTGTTTGCGTAACGTTAAAAGTACGAACTATTTTTCCGGACATTTTAAAGACTTGTTCTCTTTCATTCCAATCAGTTTCAGAATCAAACTCGACACCAAGAGTTGTAGCTAACATTTGAGCGGCTAAATCTTCAGCATATTCGCCGGCTATTTTTTCCTTTACACCGAATGGATGATACTCGGAGAGATAGCCATACTGCTTTCCGTTAGCTGGAATTGCTACACCAATCGAAGCCGCGATTAAACGATTAGGTTCATTTGTTGAGTTACGTGCCATGACAGCAAATGTAATTTGGCCGGGACTGATTTCTTTTAATCCTACTTGCTTTGGAACAATTTTGCATCCGGGCGGAAAGATACTGCTAACCATTACAAGATTACAGATTTCAATACCGGCGTTTCTTAGCGCCGCTTCAAACGAACTTAAATACTCTTTGTGTCTCCCCACACCTTTTGTAAAAAATATTTTTGTTGGAACGTACAATTGAGATCTCCTTTTATTTAGATAAAAAAGTATTTATTGCATCCTTCAATATTATTGTTGACTTAAAGCCATCAACTATTTTTATTCCACCTCTCTTAAGGGATTCCTCAGCTTTATCTCCAACATGACCGGTGAGTAAAACTTCAGCACCTTTACTGATGATTAACTCGGCTGCTTTAGGCCCGGCACCGCTTTGCATTTGTTCGCCTAGATTTGATACAGCTTCAAACTTCATAGTATCAGAATCTACAATTATAAAGTATTGGCAGCGCCCAAATTGTTCACTTACCAGCGCATTCATTGATCCGCCTGTTGATGTTATTGCAATTTTCATTTAGTAATTCCTTTTAAATTATTTATTTGATTTGTAATATTTATCCAAATGTTCTCGACTTGCTTTCCAATCTCATGGTTGAATTCAATAATAGTTTTACCAAGCTGCAGTGAACTAACAAAATCATGATGAAAGGGAAGGTAGCCCAAAATATTAATTTTATTCTCATCAGCTATATTTTTGATAATTCCGGTTACTTCTAAATTCAAATCAAACTTATTTATGATAATACCATGCGCATATTTCATTGTCTTCAGCAGTTCGATTAGTCTTTTCAAATCATGTAATCCAGAAAGAGTTGGTTCAGTTACAATAACAACAAAGTCGGTACCGGAAAGACTGGCATTTACAGGACAACCGATTCCGGGCGGTCCATCAATAATTATCCACTCATTTGTTTCCGAAACATTATTGGATGCTGCCTTTTTTATTTCACTAACCAGTTTCCCAGAGTTACCTTCTCCCGGTAAAAGTTTTGCGTAAAAAAACTTGGATTTATCTACCAGTAAACCGGAATAAAAATCTCCCGACTTATGGTAATCGAATGAAATTGCTTGTTCGGGACAAACCCTCACACAGAATCCACAGCCTTCACAGCTGATCGTAACGACTTTATAATTTTTTATAGCCTCAAATCTGCAGACCTCCTCACATAATCCACACTCGCGGCAATTATCAGAATTTATAACAGCTTTTTTCCCGCCATAGAATTCATACCCCCCTTCTATTTGTGGTTTTAATAACAGAAATAAATTTGCGGCATCAACGTCGCAATCAACAACAATTTTGTTTTTTATCAATTTAGAAATAGAAGCGGTAAAAGTAGTTTTACCAGTTCCACCTTTACCGCTTAAAACAAGTACTTGAGAATAATTTTGAATTTTATTCACAGTTTAATTACTCTATTCTTTTATAATTGATTTAAGAACTTTTTCTTTATCTAATTTTTTAGAACAGAAGAACCAATCCTGGCAAACCAAATCATCTTTACCTTCCATTCTTTCTTTTGCGGCGCCGCAAGAACCGGCAGGAGAAATAATCACATCGTCACCAGGTTGCCAGTCAGCAGGAGTAGCAACTGAAAAGTTATCAGCGGTTTGAAGTGCAATAACTACTCGATACAGTTCATC
Coding sequences:
- a CDS encoding arginine decarboxylase, pyruvoyl-dependent, with product MYVPTKIFFTKGVGRHKEYLSSFEAALRNAGIEICNLVMVSSIFPPGCKIVPKQVGLKEISPGQITFAVMARNSTNEPNRLIAASIGVAIPANGKQYGYLSEYHPFGVKEKIAGEYAEDLAAQMLATTLGVEFDSETDWNEREQVFKMSGKIVRTFNVTQTAEGAKRGLWTTVITAAVLLP
- a CDS encoding NifB/NifX family molybdenum-iron cluster-binding protein, with the translated sequence MKIAITSTGGSMNALVSEQFGRCQYFIIVDSDTMKFEAVSNLGEQMQSGAGPKAAELIISKGAEVLLTGHVGDKAEESLKRGGIKIVDGFKSTIILKDAINTFLSK
- a CDS encoding ATP-binding protein codes for the protein MNKIQNYSQVLVLSGKGGTGKTTFTASISKLIKNKIVVDCDVDAANLFLLLKPQIEGGYEFYGGKKAVINSDNCRECGLCEEVCRFEAIKNYKVVTISCEGCGFCVRVCPEQAISFDYHKSGDFYSGLLVDKSKFFYAKLLPGEGNSGKLVSEIKKAASNNVSETNEWIIIDGPPGIGCPVNASLSGTDFVVIVTEPTLSGLHDLKRLIELLKTMKYAHGIIINKFDLNLEVTGIIKNIADENKINILGYLPFHHDFVSSLQLGKTIIEFNHEIGKQVENIWINITNQINNLKGITK